One window of the Borreliella burgdorferi B31 genome contains the following:
- a CDS encoding ErpB, with product MNKKTIIICAVFALILSCKNYAIKDLEQNAKGKIKGFIDKALDPAKDKITSSSSKVDELARKLQEEDKIKGVEENNKDELMQGDDPNSGVINSSPVLPENSQDNTPILKAAEQSDGQQEEKVKKVEESEAKVEGKEEKQENTEERNKQELAKQEEEQQKRKAEQEKQKREEEQERQKREEEQERKAKAEKEAKEKAERQKQEEQQKRKAEKEREEQRKEAEKRQVDNEIRTLTGKIDEINRNIDVIKEQTSVGAQGVIDRITGPVYDDFTDGNKAIYKTWGDLEDDNDEGLGKLLKELSDTRHNLRTKLNEGNKAYIIDTRSTEPQLKENVSVSEIKSDLDELKSKLEEVKEYLEDKDNFEEIKEYVAGSEDNYDEED from the coding sequence ATGAATAAAAAAACAATTATTATTTGTGCAGTTTTTGCGCTGATACTTTCTTGTAAGAATTATGCAATTAAAGATTTAGAACAAAATGCAAAAGGGAAAATTAAAGGATTTATAGATAAGGCTTTGGATCCAGCAAAAGATAAAATTACTTCAAGTAGTTCAAAAGTAGATGAATTAGCAAGAAAATTACAAGAAGAAGATAAAATAAAGGGTGTAGAAGAAAACAATAAAGATGAATTAATGCAGGGTGATGATCCTAATAGTGGTGTAATAAATTCGTCACCAGTATTGCCAGAAAATAGTCAAGATAATACACCAATATTAAAAGCAGCGGAACAAAGTGATGGTCAACAAGAAGAGAAAGTGAAAAAAGTAGAAGAATCCGAAGCTAAAGTTGAGGGAAAAGAAGAAAAACAAGAGAATACAGAAGAACGAAACAAACAAGAATTAGCTAAACAAGAAGAAGAACAACAAAAACGAAAAGCAGAACAAGAAAAACAAAAAAGAGAAGAAGAGCAAGAAAGACAAAAAAGAGAAGAAGAGCAAGAAAGAAAAGCTAAGGCAGAAAAAGAAGCTAAAGAAAAAGCAGAAAGACAAAAACAAGAAGAACAACAAAAACGAAAAGCAGAAAAAGAAAGAGAAGAACAACGAAAAGAGGCAGAAAAAAGGCAAGTTGATAACGAAATTAGAACACTTACAGGCAAAATAGATGAAATCAATAGAAATATTGATGTTATAAAAGAGCAAACTAGTGTGGGGGCACAAGGTGTTATAGATAGAATTACAGGGCCTGTATATGATGATTTTACTGATGGGAATAAAGCTATATACAAAACTTGGGGGGATTTGGAAGATGATAACGACGAAGGATTAGGAAAGCTATTAAAAGAATTGAGTGATACTAGACATAATTTAAGAACCAAATTAAATGAGGGTAATAAAGCATATATTATTGATACTAGAAGCACTGAACCCCAATTAAAAGAAAATGTAAGTGTTAGCGAAATTAAATCAGACTTAGATGAACTAAAATCAAAATTAGAAGAAGTTAAAGAATATCTTGAAGATAAAGATAATTTTGAAGAAATTAAAGAATACGTTGCTGGTAGTGAGGATAATTATGATGAAGAAGATTAA
- the erpA gene encoding plasminogen-binding protein ErpA yields MEKFMNKKMKMFIICAVFILIGACKIHTSYDEQSNGEVKVKKIEFSEFTVKIKNKNNSNNWADLGDLVVRKEKDGIETGLNAGGHSATFFSLEEEEINNFIKAMTEGGSFKTSLYYGYNDEESDKNVIKNKEIKTKIEKINDTEYITFLGDKINNSAGGDKIAEYAISLEELKRNLK; encoded by the coding sequence ATGGAGAAATTTATGAATAAGAAAATGAAAATGTTTATTATTTGTGCTGTTTTTATACTTATAGGTGCTTGCAAGATTCATACTTCATATGATGAGCAAAGCAATGGAGAGGTAAAGGTCAAAAAAATAGAATTCTCTGAATTTACTGTAAAAATTAAAAATAAGAATAATAGTAATAACTGGGCAGACTTAGGAGATTTAGTTGTAAGAAAAGAAAAAGATGGTATTGAAACGGGTTTAAACGCTGGGGGACATTCGGCTACATTCTTTTCATTAGAAGAGGAAGAAATTAATAACTTTATAAAAGCAATGACTGAAGGTGGATCATTTAAAACTAGTTTGTATTATGGATATAATGACGAAGAAAGTGATAAAAATGTCATTAAGAATAAAGAGATAAAAACAAAGATAGAAAAAATTAATGATACTGAATATATTACATTTTTAGGAGATAAAATTAATAACAGTGCGGGGGGAGACAAAATAGCTGAATATGCAATATCACTAGAAGAGCTTAAAAGAAATTTAAAATAG